NNNNNNNNNTTTGTGAATAATATTCGGCTATACTCCGCTGGTTATCATTGActagtaaccggggatcttcacctaaagtgtcgattttcgcgtcaaaaaacAGCGATAATTATGAGTATGTGGTCTTTAAGCGGTTAAAGTTGAGTAACCGGACTCCTTCATTGGAGAgatgtcggagttcgcgtcaaaagacttgaatggcTCAAGACTAAGCACTTCCTTCaagaaggaggaaaaaaaaaaggaaaaagaaacaaaaaaaatgagaaaaatgaaagaaaaaagtaTACGAGCACGAAAGTTTGTGAATAATTGTATTGCCTGCGGAACCATGAGTCTttatgttgagattttgcttaatagttggaccggttattaaaaaaaaatgttggttggatattttctattcttagattagttagtctgGATTTGAAAGAGTCGTTGGTTTTAAAAGCTAGTTGGAGAGTTATCTCGTAAAATTTGTCATCAGTACTTGACAGTTATCTAAATGATACATTGGCAATAGTTGCTTTGATTAATAGCCATTGTTTTGAATTCGACTGCTGCAAAAATGTTTGCTTGCTTGGGTGTGTATTTAAAGTTTgaaatgcttgaggacaagcattgtcttagtgtgggggaatttgataggGATATAATTATGCAGTTTATTTGTGGTTATTTGGTCCTAATTTTGGCAGTTTATTATGCAAAGTATTGGATTTCTGCCCAGATTTGGTATTTGTGTTATTTGCAGGCGAAGTGGTGTTAAAAGTGACAAAAAGAGACAAATTCCAGAATACTAGGCATTataaggcgtgcccacgccagacaAGGTAGAGTTGCGTGAAAAAGACGGACCGCGGGCCCTATCCTTTAGACTACCACCTTTCTTTGGAAACAAATTCTGAACTTACGTGGGATTAGGAAGCCTTTTGAATGAAGACTTTTGGCAGCAACACTATAAATAAAAAGACAACAATAGACTAGGGCATCTGGGTCTTGGACTTTTCTctgcttttgttttcttcgtTGTTAGGAGACTAGCAACGGCATACTTTTTTCTACTTCCTCAATCAACAAAAACTCCATGAAAACTCTGAATTGCTTCATGATTATGCGGCAAGGCTAGTtcttttatctagttgaggaataaATCAAGGACCGGGGCACCATAactgtgagatcgttttaattgtttatttttaatttatatgttcatgggtatttgattattctctatttttcccTGAGTTATTATTGTTTAGATTTATTGGATAATTAGGCCTGTTATTCGAGTGTCTAATTGATAGCCAATTAGGATGTTGGCGCGTCGCCTTTAAGCATCTTGATTAGTGGCAAACGAAACAATTTCACCGCCTCGCAAGCGGTCTAATTTGGATCGTGGGGATAATTAATCTAGCCTAAATAAacccgcatgtgtgtttgtcatctagaattgggtctttctaatGTCTAATGTTGTGGCTACATTAAATCCTGTGAGCGTTTCTGGGGTTGTCTAGTCACAAGAGGGTAGTTTATGAGCGTCTCTTGACTACCATAAAAGTAAGGAAAGATTGGTGGTTGGGCGCGTCGCTTGACCACTATAACCAGTTTATTCGTGAGTATATGAATTGTCCCTTGTATCCGTGATCAGTTGTGTGCTTCGGTGCCAAGATTAATTCCTTGACTAGGTTGTAtcaattaattgtttatttCATTCTTGAGTTATTGCATTCATTGTGATTGTTCGTTTAGTGATTTTAAGTCtttaatttgtttcatttatctctctctctttcaaaaACCCCCCAATTATCTGTGTGTGATAAATCTACCAGTTCCCTGTGGAGACGATCCTACTCACCATGATACTCATTCAGTTTCGGTAGTAGGTCTaatacaaattttatttttggtggtttGAACGCCACAGAAATTAcgtaaaagaaattaagccaatttcctaacaacaAATCAATTTCctccaattttcttttctttgagaaTGACCCCCGAAATAAGGAGAGTCCATGGCAGCTAACAAATTAGGAAGTTGACTGGATTGGGATGACTACCCAATATCAATCACCGACTTTCCTGGCCTTGAATGTAGGTCCCCCGAAACGTACCACCATCAAATTAACtggaaaataatcacttttaaTCATGTTTTGCTCCTTTTTTCTAAGCAATTGGCCACCAATTaacaccaaatataagtagaatctatcaaattaaaataatatttggctaaaatcaagggaaaaataattattaatttaacaacaaattatgacctatcacTAGTTGACATCAAGATGCCCAATCAATGATAGCGCATGCTCATAGAAATAAAGGCCATGATGCAAGCATCTAGACATTTTACATGGGATGATAAATCAACCAAGCAATTAattaatatttaaattaatgccACAAGTATACCATTTCACTTTCAGAAGAAAGCAGAAAAATACAAATATTTGTGCACAAGGTATAGTGCGTCATTGACAAGAAAGTACACTCAAATCGGTGAGGCCAATAATGAAGAATCCATGTACAAGGGATGCCCACAATGCGTAATGCTGAGAAGACTATCTCTGGTGGTCGTCTTCGACTGCAGTGATTGGATTTACTGGATTTGAGCCAATTTCGATGTCAACCACGAAAAGAAACCTTACAATTTCACTCATAACATGCATAAATGAGAGTAGGTGTTCAATGGTGGGAAAAGGCGGAGGAGGAAGATCAGTAAGAGGGGAGACGAGGAGTCGGCAATAGGAGTATAGGTGGAGGCAAAGGAGTGAGTATGGGAGGAGGTGGAGGAGAAAGAGGTAGGgaacactacaacaaaaatggcctttaGCGGCATTTAAAAGTGTCAGTATAGACAATTTAACCTGACATTTTATCTATCCTCACACCTAGGgcgagtgttgtcccttccaatgtggggatagccTCAAATCTTTAGCAACATTCAAACGTGTCAGGAAAACCATGCTGCTATAGCATTCCCTCTGCCAACAAAAACGTTTTTTTGTGATAATCGAAAGTGTCCGTATAGCATTAGAACATCAGTAGCGGATCAGTAGTATATCCAATTTATGAAGGCATCTTTAGTTGTCTTAATATATGACTTTAAGGACACGTAGCCATGTGAATTTACACTGCTTTGGACGACATGCCCATTTGTCATTAGTGTTTTTCGAAGTTAagctatgctgacacttttaattgccaggagttttttccctgtttttttttatatggaagcaacctgcaattagtcctccctgctgtacattccatcaaccagaatcccaagggacttgtaaaattatctcaaagagcagaatgcatatagcaatttaaaagaagaagtcgatactcaaatataattcattgaattaaaagtcgataacaagtacaaacatagcAAGTACTAAAATCGCAAACAAGTGCTCAAAGCAAGTACTAAAATCCCAATAAAGTACCGAAAGATTCTCATTTACAATAACTTGAAAGACTTTCTTGTGCACAAACAAAAAGACTCTCATCCCtaacaagttgaaagaaatgCTAAAAGTCAGGTAACGTAATTGTACAATATTAGCAACGATCCACGAGAGGTATAGTATATATATAGTACATTGTTTGGGCTCATCAAGATGAAACAAACAACTACCACTGCCCATGTTGATGTATGCTCAAGAGTTGTCTCCTCATTTCCACTTCCTTCAGCCATCTCTAGGTGGAGCAGTCCGGCTATGCTTTAGTAGAGGTTAGTGCCAATCCTTCAGAAGAAGAGAAAACAGCCGAGAAATTGAAGGGATGAAGAAAAGTGTATCCAGTGATCTGGGgaaacagaaattttttttccaattcttgagCATTTGAGATTGGAAAATGATAGGAAAAAAATtgcaacaataataatataataacaCCCCAGGAAATAGTTTGCGTTCAAGCAATTCAACCTACTGGAAATCATGTCATGCTAGAAATATAGCCTTTGGTCTATCAAATGCGATGGAAAAAATTATAGATATTGGACATAACTATGTACTGCAATTTCCTACTTGACAAGGTGTGTGGGACATGTGTCCAAGTCTCTGCCTCAGCTGGTCCTCACTTAAGTCAGTGCTAAACAAGTCATCATTATTTTTGAAGCCAAATCAATCATTGAAGCAGTTTTGGGGAGCGTAGCATTGTACTCCCAATCACTAACTGGTGCCTGAACAGCCAACATTGTCAACAAGCTGAAACTAAAGCTCGTCGTCCAGGCAACATTACATACAGTAGTGATCACAGTACCAACACTGTCAAGTAATGCACTGAACAAAAGACAGTATGACTAAGCAGATTAATCATTCTCCTTTAAACATCAGataatatatattatgtttGACTAACTACAAGGGGCATTTGTCACGACAAAAGGGACGAGTGTGGATGCAGACACAAAAGTGCACAGATTCAAGAGCTCAGAGGCATGAGAGATTCTTAAATTTCTCTCTTTTATAAAAATGATGGTAGAAGCACCAGTATGATCAGCCAGAACAGTGTTCGATACCAAGCATCCCTTAAGCTAAAGAATCATATGCTAGCAAAATTTAATCTTATTTCACACAAACATAACCATAGATGTTGTCCAAGTTCAAAGTTTTAAACTCGTACATCAGATCAAAGCACTTCTTCGAAATCAGATTAAGGGATCATGCAAAATCAGGTCAGAACCTCACCAAAGGCAACCACGACAAGGAGACAAATTAAAGTTTCGATAATTCGAACAAGAGAAGGTTGAGACATATAAAAAGTGGACGAGTTCAAATAACTCACCCTGGCCATGTTAAAAGATGGAAATCTTGAAAATGCTTTGGATAGAACATCATCATTCACCTCATTACCAAGATCACCACAGAACAAACGAGAATCATCTGCACAACACAAACAGTAATACTGAAGGCATTAATACTAGCAAAAACAAGATCAGTGAAGGAATTAAGACAGGCGAAAATTGTCATAAAAAATGATGAATGCAACCACACAAGGAGTAGAGTACATGAAACTCACTCTCTGGCCAATCTGCAAGTGTAGGATCCTCCCATGCCTGCCCTGCTGCCTTACGAGGTACTGCTTTCTTCTTAGTCTCGGCCTTGTGCTCAATCTCACTACTTGCAAGCGCAGCTTTCACACTCTCTAGCGCTTCAAGTGTTATTGTTTGTGCATCCCTCTGAAATAATTGCTGGGCCTGTCCACCAAAACTTCAGATATTAAGAACTGACTGGTTTAACTTTAAATATTGCCATCATTCCTCTTCCTCAAACTATACTTATACCTAAATTAAGATGCAAATATAAACcccccctcccaaaaaaaaaagaactcttGCCCACACATACAAAACCCCTGGGTCACCAAACTTCCACAATAATATCAGGTACCACGCGACAAGTTTCCCAATATTTTATTTGGCCCACCTTTGCACCCTAAAATTTGTGAAATCCCCTTCACCTTCTACATTGCCCCCCCTCCCTCttttctaaaaactaaaatctccACCATATCATATCAACTTAAGTAAATAATCACACCTCAACAATAAAGAAGGTCAataattttagaagaaaaacaTTAACCTAAAGTTCTTCTAATGCCTAAATTCAACTTCCTAAATCAATTTAGGAAGTTCTTCCTAAATGAATTAAGCCATATATATAAATGAACAGACCGGGTATTTTACCGAAAAATTGGACTTCCTGGTTCCTCCACTCACATAGACAACAATGGTATACATATCTCGACTCCTACCAATAATTAAAAAGATCAATTGTTTCTCATCATAGCTGCTGACAAGGGAATTCAAAAGTCaggggaagaggaaaaagagCCGAAATCACTGCCCTAAATCTCTCCAAAAATATTCCATccaaaattcatataaaaaaaCAACGTGGCTTCATGATTGGATATAGAAAAGTTCGTACTTGTTGATACTGAGGGAGGGAGTACACGGTAGGGACTGTAGCGGGAGCAGGATAAACGTGGGGAACCGCAGGAGGAGGAGTAGGAAATTGCAGAATTGAAGCGGCAGCGGCAGCAGCCACATAGGTTTGCGGCTGTTGTAGGTGAAACGGAGTCGGAAAGTACGTGCCGGTAGTGTAGGTGAATTGAGACGACGCCGTTGAGGATGAAGAAGAAGCTGCAGCAGCTGATGTCGACGACATAGCGAAATCACGAGATTTGAGAAGCGGGACCAAAAATTAGGGCTTCGTTGTTTTTGGAGAATTCGAACTCGTCCTTTTCAATGTCATGTTGTTCCATTTTCTGGTTTTGACGAACCTAAACCTGATGATGAGAGGGAAAGAGTAGGGGCGACTGGACGGCAGAGGTAGGGAGCAGAGGAGAGGAAAGTGGCCGAGAGAGGCAGAGGGCAAAAATTTAGGCAACCGAGAGAAATCAATTTAGGGCAAAAATTTATCATGGAATTACATCCCTTCAATGGGAAAGCAAGGGTAGTTTGATTGCGGAGAGATTCAATAGGAAAAACATTTGGGAAAGCAAGGGTAGTTTGATTGCGGAGAGATTCAATAGGAAAAACTTTGTGGGAAagcaaaattttggccaagagTTTTGAGAGACAGTTTGCCGAGAGAGAGACTTTGTGCGAGAGataaagaagaagcaaaatttcaCTGGGAGGCAAAATgaagttttgagatttcacgaAGTGTTTTGGCAAAGGAATCTTCCGCCAAAATCCAACGACGTCgttttgtgttttaattttttttggtgtatCTCACATTTTCGTAAGTGTCATAATAGGGAGTCTAAAggtacattattatttttatatcaaataaaataaaaaaaattagagtataTATTATTGAGTTGATAACTAGTGTCATGATAGAAGTTTTATAATGTCACAAACCAGCAAGTGTCCTTATAGATATGTCAGGAAagaccatttttgttgtagtgaaaGTGGGAGGCTtacatttttttcatttcatttttcattgaTCATAGAGAGACCCGTTTTACTAATTTAATTCATCTAGGATCCACGTACTAACCCTATTATGGGGTGAAATTGTGGAATTAGAATTGTAATTCTTAGGTCTTATTAAAGGATTTGAATTTGTAAGATGCGCCATTCCAATTCTAAGTCTCCAATTCTTTCACGACTTGTAATCAATGTAAGGTGCACCATTTAGTTGGGCTAGTTACCTAGTTTGCCCGTCATCTTATAAGCAAgaatccaatcatgccagtaTGACTAAGGTTAATATTAATAGAATTGGAGATGATTTCGAAAGTAAGTTGAAGTTAAGTTAATAACTAGCATTGTGAGATCCGTGCCACATAGGATGAAAGGAAAGGATGAATAGTTTGGATTTGAACTCGTGACTCCGAACTCGTGACTCCGCTCAAGGGTCATTAGACCAGTCCAAATCTCACATTAGAGCAAATTTCACATAGTCAAGTCGTTTGTTGGGGAGTAATATTAAAGATGCTTTTGATGCTATGGAAAGAGCATCAACTAAAGGTTTGGGGGAATGATATTAAGATACTTCTGATGCTATGGAAAGAATATTGAGAAGAGTCCAGCTTCAGAATTTTTCAGGAATTTAGTTCAATTCATTTCAGACAGTTGATAGATTTTTGAGGCAACAATTTACACTTTAAATGCATAGTTGTGATGTAGTAATTAGTACTTTcgattttcaatttcattcgttgcttctttctttttctcttcccaATAAATATGTTGTAATTTAATTATGCTTCATAGAAGAGTGCGGAAGGAAATAGAATATGAATCTCTAATTGAGAAAAGTTGGAAGAGTCTTGGAaagatttagtatttttttgttaatttctttttttttttttgagatctTTAAATTTATGGTCCTATACTCTTattgaattttctttttggaGGATAAAATTAAAGTTACATTAGCTGTCTAAGTCGCGTTGCCATCAATATAGTTAGTGGTGAAAATTAAGGCAGTTCGGAAGAGAGATTGGAAGGCGCAAAAAGATGGTAGACATTTAATTCCAAACGCACTCACAAAGTAATTGACTATATTGAGGTGGAAACGTGAAAAGGTTTTGGAATCAAGTGACACTATTTGACCGTTTTCCCTTTTGTCTTCCCAATATGTATCCACTTGGAAATTTCTTGTTTTCATACTTTGTCCCAACATAAGAAAAGGATGCTTACAGCAAGTGATGtccaaaaatgaaagaaaagaaaaagaaaaagaaaaagttagtTGTAGTAGGAttcaaaatataaattaatCCACATTGTCTTTTTATTAGTACTATAAAGAATGTTCGAACAATCGCTCGAGTTGGCCAAAATAATAGCATTAATGTCATATTTTCTTGTCAACTCAGATTCAAATTTCTTTTGAGATATTTGCTCGTTGCACAGGGTTTGTCTAATACGTCTTATCCCTCTATGTGCTTGGCAAGCTATTGCACGAGACGGAATTTATCCAATGTATATTCTCGGACAGCGATTGCGACGGATcccttgtcaaaaaaaaaaatgttcaggCAGTTATGAGTTACATGCAATCTCTTATAAAAAAATCATATGATATACAGAATCCTAAATTGAAATGGAGCAAGTGATAACGTATAGTTTGGTGCAATCTATTGGAAAGGATAATTCTATTGGAATCCAGAATGATTTACATGTTTTAGGTGGTGCAATCTCTAAATTAATCTTGTGCAGGATCCTAAAATTACGGGCTAAAGGTGCTTTCAACCTAGCTTTAATCGACCCCATTCTCCTACTTTGACAAATTTGTCTCCGCAATCAAGGAATCCAGCACAAGTTGATCATGAAGTTGCTCAGTTGTGGGCTCTAAAACTGCTGAcatttgaccttttgactaacTTGGACGAAGATCCATTCCTTtgcaaaagagaaagaagaaacaTCGTAAATCCTTCAATTTACTTCAAGTGTAACAATTTTATGTgaagtttaaaataaaattgaatgtTTCAGACTactgcaaaaaaataaaaataaaaatttcagacTACTTTCAAATCCTTCCATAAAATGCATCAGAACGAAAGTTTAAGCCAATTCTTTTTGCCAAAACAACAATTAACTGAGAAATTTTTAAGCTTCTTCTATGGGTCGAAacccaaaaatggaaaaaagaaaaggaaaagaagttGAGTTTTACGGGAATATAATGATAGGAAGGCtatttcaaacaaaatataTTTCATTGTCTTGTACGTTAAAACTTTACCATTCAGGGGTTCATGATGTCccaattctttttctttgtttttgaagTCCAAATTCTTTTATGGTATGGTTTTGGGCAGTGTACCAAAATGATCATTTTGTTTTGCAAAAAACAAATATAATTCCCTTTACTGGAAAATCATCCAATGTCGCTCCCTTATAATTTCGACAAAACTAAAATGAACATTCACTTAATCACAATGGGCTCTTTAGTATTTTACCCAACTAAATATTTTGCAATTTTCACCATAAGGAAAATAAATTCccttataatattttttatttaaaggTGATCGTTGAATAGACTTTTAGAGGTGCTAACAAATGGCCTAATTTCGTGCATTATAATAACATTTACAATTTTAATATTGTTGTGGAAATCCATTATTTGACAATAGAAAAAACAATGTGATGTTTAGGTACCGttctgaaagaaattcatgttTCTAATATTATTTAGAGTAATTGAATTATAGTTCATCTATTTAGTGATTTACTTAAGTTTCGATTTTTTGATCCACCAtgtgataggttgcaattttattatttattttattattaatttcccccgATTGCCTGacctgatgtggattaattTTTGGATTGTACTCATTTTTagtaatttacatttatttcagaaagtagaacgaaaatatgattacaagtgccaatttgacagaaaaGGAATCCAAATAATAGAGCTTAGCCAGGggcatttttgaaaaagaagacATTATTCCCATTTTGGTAACTGCTGCAAAAGAAGGACGGAAGAGGGCTTCCTTTTCGTGGTGTGGGCCACCGCACAATAGCATAGGAGGAAGCATTAGATAAAAACCAGAGATTGCAGAGGATTAGCACTATCTTCTTCTTGTTCTTATTTAGCTTTTCGTCTTTCAGCGTAGCTTGGGGACTTGTCTTCCCTTTTAGCTTTTAGTAGTATCTTTTCCTCCGTATGCCAGAGGAAGCAAAAACAATCAATTGCCTCCTGTAGCTTGCTTTCCTTATTGAATAGAACGAATTGAATTCGCCCATTTTCCGATTGATGGCCGCAGCTCTTGCTTCAATTTCCTGTGGGTTTTGTtcatcaaatatgaactaattttcccactctagtcaagggacaacggaGGCTCTGGTTcgtctaaaaattgtgagatcgatttaattttatctttttcttttatttattgatatTCGCATACTCCTTGATTGCaatatttatgattatttatttaattgattgtcttggatccggataattagttaacttgataatctattgtcaattagggcatttaaatccgtaattgtttaattgccttgaattagtgacaactagcatgattagatttgtgtcagggggatacgtgggttaatctgaaataaccctggtagtgcgttatttggttagaatagggctcctctaatacgtaaggcaattggaaaattaaatcttacgggcgtatctaagattatttctcaattagaacagtgattaacgggcataccttaatcaccgacacagtaaggaggggttgactgtcattacttgtttggcagttataacctatttattaataaataattggaaatgCCTTTAtctcgatgatcaattaggtgaaccattgctgaagttatttcttggctagatccttagttatcattcatttgattttagtaacttgttatttaatttttaatagtttcttagattttatttgaatttcttggatagtcaccttctgcacaaaaacaccccctttgttactgtgtggatttgaaaagaaacagttactcccagtccctgtggattcgaccctacttaccgctatttacaaaaattaactttagttgagcaggtatttattattgcacaggctcgacaaccTGTCACCATGGTTAATATATTAgaattttgttttaatattaaTTAGATAATATTAATATTAACTATTTAGTGATTTACTTaagtttggattttttttatgCACCATGACATTGGGATGCTTATAATTGCCTCCAAATCCTGCATTAATGTCTCCGCTCTCCTTTATCCATCCTAGCATTAGTTGATATAGTAATATGGTCATAGAATTTCAAGGACCATAGTGATTAATTTTCTAAATACTAGGggctaaattttttttttgcgtgaaataaaaaaaaatcattttaaccCGCATCCTAATTATTGAGCACCAAAAAAGCAACTCTTCCTTTCTGAATTCAAAGACTAGTCTATTTTCCATGTGAAACACTAAGGACCAAAATGCCGTTTTAGTGGCTGTGTCTTTTCCTTGCACACCCTAATCCTATTACAAGTTTACAACGAATTCAAAGAAGCCTTTGTCGTAGGCGGAGTCAAGGACCCATCTTAAAGTGATAATCCATCTTTTTGAATAAACAATTCAAAAGTGAATTAAAGAATGATTGAAGGTAAAGGGTTGCTGCTTCAGCTTCTCAATCATAGCATGCAGTGATTGGCATTTGGGGTGGACATGAGGAGTAAACTGATAATGTAATTTAACAAATATTCGTGGATCCTATGCAAACTAAGTTGCACTTCATCGTTGTACGTATAAACAAATCTTCATTCTGAAATAAAATTAATAtgatataataaaaaaaacataGTATGGATTTATATCATTTTATTTCTTATACTTTAGGCATATGTCATGATGAGAAATAGATTCATtatgggtctgtttggttggaagtaaaatgttttccttgggaaaatattttccgtggaagtaattttccatgaaaatcatttccctttcatcattttcaggtgtt
Above is a genomic segment from Coffea eugenioides isolate CCC68of chromosome 5, Ceug_1.0, whole genome shotgun sequence containing:
- the LOC113770287 gene encoding RNA-binding protein 42-like, translated to MSSTSAAAASSSSSTASSQFTYTTGTYFPTPFHLQQPQTYVAAAAAASILQFPTPPPAVPHVYPAPATVPTVYSLPQYQQAQQLFQRDAQTITLEALESVKAALASSEIEHKAETKKKAVPRKAAGQAWEDPTLADWPENDSRLFCGDLGNEVNDDVLSKAFSRFPSFNMARDWH